One region of Pyramidobacter sp. YE332 genomic DNA includes:
- a CDS encoding DEAD/DEAH box helicase, which yields MPTRQEALALDSDLKVLEVGESRLLEEPPLDSEKLRNGDSFLRRGHTLSGWLNAESGMLVTTPGALVTPFRFGKAGLTLAAGARLGRDALASWLAENGYRRAELVWQPGEFAVRGGIVDFFDPSEKAPLRVEFFDEDVESIRFFQPRSQRSFQNLPHFIVRSVNRSEDEERERAWGSYGTLLVQPRRLEDSFAAFCELYNALVEEKQRLAPDAFERFLLDTGRLPRLRVSPPGEGVHQDTLDFGVVPYFRGDLRAARAYVDSHLQAGFKIHIASRNLTGDSFPEQVFFHRGSSLSGGVVVKDRNEIWISDAELFGINEVAEEEINHGMPLDLEASLKKDQWVIHEKYGVCQLVGTSVENFGGQNYETIVLRFADNERLIIPTAELFRLTPWNGNGVPELDSLKSKRWRSAWKKAEAQIEAEAQGLLNLYAQRELADGRAFGRDGDLLKRFEESFPYKETVDQLRAIRDVKHDMERRWPMDRLIVGDVGYGKTEVVLRAAIKAVENGAQAAIIAPTTVLALQHYRTCVARVGELPIRVELLSRMIPKKKQKEILDETANGRVDILIGTHRLFQDDIRFKDLGLLIIDEEHRFGVKHKERLKVAHPGLDVLSLSATPIPRSLSMALRGIRDISVIATSPRGRGEVFTVTSRWNPGLAHDAILRELMRGGQVYYLHNHIDDIEQIAARLANRFPGHRTAVAHGQMGERELEKTMNEFYDGRIEILVCTTIIESGLDVPRANTLIVDDVRRLGLAQMHQIRGRIGRRSENAYALFFYESEESGGQTRERLEALGAVGSQNGGYQLAQRDLEIRGAGEILGTEQHGFKERIGYTLYLKKLKEYVDQLRGIEIKPALVDLAMPLVIPVDYVPQAELRIGLYRRLLSPLSAREYEEMQAELLDRYGSLPEQVQGLLDAALVRGEGGALGIEKLRVSKAFVALEGPLREDLFLPPRWIAKSGARLGPGGVNGLHAAAGELMKKFVSRP from the coding sequence GTGCCGACGCGCCAGGAGGCGCTGGCTCTGGATTCCGATTTGAAAGTGCTGGAGGTCGGAGAAAGCCGTCTGCTCGAAGAGCCCCCCTTGGACAGCGAGAAGCTGCGGAACGGGGATTCGTTTCTGCGGCGCGGTCATACGCTTTCGGGATGGCTCAACGCAGAGAGCGGGATGTTGGTGACCACCCCGGGAGCGTTGGTCACGCCGTTTCGCTTCGGCAAAGCGGGACTGACTTTGGCGGCCGGCGCGCGCTTGGGACGAGATGCGCTTGCGTCCTGGCTTGCCGAAAACGGCTATCGGCGGGCGGAGTTGGTGTGGCAGCCCGGCGAGTTTGCGGTTCGCGGCGGTATCGTCGATTTTTTCGATCCCTCCGAAAAGGCGCCTCTGCGCGTCGAATTTTTTGACGAGGACGTGGAATCGATCCGTTTTTTTCAGCCCCGCTCGCAGAGAAGTTTTCAAAATCTGCCGCATTTCATTGTGCGCAGCGTCAATCGCAGCGAAGACGAAGAGCGCGAAAGGGCCTGGGGCAGTTACGGAACGCTGCTGGTCCAACCCCGCAGACTCGAGGACAGCTTTGCGGCTTTTTGCGAGCTCTACAACGCGCTTGTCGAAGAAAAACAACGGCTTGCGCCCGACGCGTTCGAAAGGTTTTTGCTGGACACGGGGCGTTTGCCGCGGTTGAGAGTATCGCCTCCCGGGGAGGGAGTTCACCAGGACACCCTCGATTTCGGCGTCGTTCCTTATTTCCGGGGCGATCTGAGAGCGGCCCGCGCGTACGTCGACAGCCATCTGCAGGCGGGATTCAAGATCCATATCGCCAGCCGCAACTTGACCGGGGATTCGTTTCCTGAGCAGGTCTTTTTCCATCGGGGCAGCAGTTTAAGCGGCGGCGTCGTGGTGAAGGACCGGAACGAGATCTGGATTTCCGACGCGGAACTTTTCGGCATCAACGAAGTTGCCGAAGAAGAGATCAATCACGGCATGCCTTTGGACCTTGAGGCGAGCTTGAAGAAGGACCAATGGGTCATTCATGAAAAATATGGCGTCTGCCAGCTTGTGGGAACATCGGTTGAGAATTTTGGCGGCCAGAATTACGAAACCATCGTTCTGCGGTTCGCCGACAACGAAAGGCTGATTATCCCTACCGCTGAGCTTTTTCGCCTCACCCCGTGGAACGGTAACGGCGTCCCCGAGCTCGACAGCCTCAAGTCGAAGCGCTGGCGTTCGGCATGGAAAAAAGCGGAAGCGCAGATCGAAGCGGAAGCGCAGGGGCTCCTGAATCTCTACGCCCAGCGCGAACTGGCCGACGGGCGGGCTTTTGGACGCGACGGCGACCTGCTGAAACGCTTTGAAGAGAGCTTCCCCTACAAAGAAACCGTCGATCAGCTTCGGGCGATCCGCGACGTCAAGCACGACATGGAACGCCGCTGGCCTATGGATCGTCTCATTGTCGGAGACGTCGGTTACGGCAAAACCGAGGTCGTGCTGCGCGCGGCGATCAAGGCCGTCGAAAATGGCGCGCAGGCGGCGATTATTGCGCCGACAACGGTTTTGGCCCTCCAGCATTATCGCACCTGCGTCGCCAGAGTCGGCGAACTTCCGATCCGTGTCGAGCTGCTTTCGCGGATGATCCCTAAGAAAAAGCAGAAGGAAATTCTCGACGAAACGGCAAACGGCCGTGTCGATATCCTGATCGGCACCCATCGCCTTTTTCAGGACGACATTCGATTCAAAGACTTGGGACTGCTGATAATCGACGAAGAACACCGTTTTGGCGTCAAACATAAAGAGCGGCTGAAAGTGGCGCACCCCGGGCTGGACGTGCTTTCTCTTTCGGCGACGCCGATTCCCAGAAGCCTTTCCATGGCTCTGCGCGGCATCCGGGACATTTCCGTGATCGCCACTTCGCCGCGGGGGCGCGGCGAGGTCTTTACCGTGACCTCCCGCTGGAATCCCGGTCTGGCGCATGACGCAATTCTCCGCGAGCTCATGCGAGGCGGGCAGGTATACTATCTGCATAACCACATCGACGACATAGAACAGATCGCGGCGCGTCTTGCCAACCGTTTTCCCGGACACCGCACGGCCGTCGCTCACGGGCAAATGGGAGAGCGCGAGCTCGAGAAAACGATGAACGAGTTCTATGACGGCAGAATTGAAATCCTGGTGTGTACGACGATCATCGAAAGCGGGCTCGACGTGCCGCGGGCCAACACGCTGATCGTCGACGACGTCAGGCGTCTCGGCCTGGCACAGATGCATCAGATACGCGGCCGCATCGGGCGGCGCAGCGAGAACGCTTACGCCCTGTTTTTTTATGAATCCGAAGAAAGCGGCGGGCAGACCCGCGAACGCCTCGAAGCCCTGGGCGCCGTCGGCTCGCAGAATGGCGGTTATCAGCTGGCGCAGCGCGACCTCGAGATCCGCGGGGCGGGCGAGATCCTCGGAACGGAACAGCATGGCTTCAAGGAACGCATTGGCTACACCCTTTATCTGAAAAAATTGAAGGAGTACGTCGACCAGCTGCGAGGGATCGAAATAAAGCCCGCGCTGGTCGATTTGGCCATGCCGCTGGTGATCCCTGTGGATTATGTCCCGCAGGCGGAACTGCGCATCGGGCTGTACAGACGCTTATTGTCCCCCTTGAGCGCTCGGGAATACGAGGAAATGCAGGCGGAACTCCTTGATCGGTATGGCTCTTTGCCCGAGCAAGTTCAAGGGCTGCTTGACGCGGCTCTGGTCCGCGGCGAAGGCGGGGCTCTCGGGATAGAGAAGCTCCGGGTCTCGAAGGCTTTTGTCGCTCTTGAGGGACCTTTGCGGGAAGACCTCTTCCTGCCTCCGCGCTGGATCGCGAAAAGCGGCGCGCGCCTCGGCCCCGGCGGCGTCAACGGACTGCATGCCGCCGCCGGGGAACTGATGAAAAAATTCGTTTCCCGGCCGTGA
- a CDS encoding aminoacyl-tRNA hydrolase, with product MKSVIAHLNSGDFPRLRLGVDPCPSRYDMAAWVTGRFSADDRRIIDRSIEKASAFCLEWCSSGAEKLMNRVNSCDVRSVNGEA from the coding sequence TTGAAATCCGTCATCGCTCATCTTAACAGCGGGGATTTTCCGCGTCTGCGTCTCGGCGTCGATCCCTGCCCGTCGCGCTACGATATGGCCGCTTGGGTGACGGGGCGTTTTTCCGCTGACGATCGCCGCATCATTGACAGGTCAATTGAAAAAGCTTCAGCTTTTTGTCTGGAGTGGTGTTCGTCTGGCGCAGAAAAACTTATGAACCGCGTGAACAGTTGTGATGTACGTTCTGTAAACGGCGAAGCATGA
- the pth gene encoding aminoacyl-tRNA hydrolase produces the protein MRLIAGLGNPGTDYALTRHNVGWDVIDCVVDRLQAGEPSTKFGGACWGPLNVGDERVVFLKPYTYMNNSGIAVGEVARFYKIEPRDILVVVDDINLPLGRMRIRSKGSAGGITG, from the coding sequence TTGCGTCTCATTGCAGGGCTTGGCAATCCCGGCACGGATTACGCTTTAACGCGGCATAACGTCGGCTGGGATGTGATCGACTGTGTCGTGGATCGTCTGCAGGCCGGCGAGCCGTCGACAAAATTCGGCGGCGCCTGTTGGGGGCCGTTGAATGTCGGCGACGAACGGGTCGTGTTTCTCAAACCCTATACGTACATGAACAACAGCGGCATAGCCGTGGGGGAAGTCGCCCGTTTCTACAAGATCGAGCCGAGGGATATCCTCGTGGTCGTGGACGATATCAACCTGCCGTTGGGGCGTATGAGGATTCGTTCGAAAGGCTCCGCCGGGGGCATAACGGGTTGA
- a CDS encoding 50S ribosomal protein L25 — protein sequence MSEAVQIVLENREGSGSAYCGRLRKEGFLPAVVYGPALEQTYSVKVETKTMLPYLMSDDVKKTVFAAKLPNGEVKNCVIKSATKNYATDRLLHIDFYCANE from the coding sequence ATGTCAGAAGCAGTTCAGATTGTTCTCGAGAATCGCGAGGGTTCGGGGTCGGCGTATTGCGGCCGTTTGCGCAAGGAAGGCTTTCTTCCCGCCGTCGTTTATGGTCCGGCCCTCGAGCAGACGTACTCCGTTAAAGTGGAGACCAAAACGATGCTGCCCTACCTGATGTCGGACGATGTGAAGAAGACCGTCTTTGCCGCGAAACTTCCCAACGGGGAAGTGAAAAACTGCGTGATCAAGTCCGCCACGAAGAATTACGCCACGGACCGGCTGCTGCACATCGACTTTTACTGCGCGAACGAATAA
- the glmU gene encoding bifunctional UDP-N-acetylglucosamine diphosphorylase/glucosamine-1-phosphate N-acetyltransferase GlmU: MTRPEKCSALILAAGKGTRMQSAVPKVMQPLLEEPMLYYVLRALRAAGIDDIAVVVGHGGQHVEAWLAQNAPDAKVIWQKEQLGTGHAVMTAADWIRERERILVVNGDMPMITEQEIGAFLDQADAADAAFMTCDLDEPASYGRVVRSGGGVRIVEAKDASPEQLRISEINAGVYVFAAPMLLEGLSGLTQNNSQREYYIVDLVSWACRRGLNVVPVKLGAENLAGVNNPLELAALSLKMRDRLLAKWMLKGVKCVDPSTAWVSPRVVFHGEAFLSPNVQIWGCSEIGAGCRLGSGTILRRCILKDNVQCLGYVVAEDIVAEENVKMGPFCFLRDGTHLLRDSFAGKFVEIKNSEIGEGTKVPHLSYMGDAVIGAETNIGAASVTCNYDGVNKNKTRIGARCFIGSDTMFVAPVNIGDGAVVGAGSVITRDVPAGALAVARNRQVVREGWTQRKKAEHEKNMEA, encoded by the coding sequence ATGACGCGGCCGGAGAAATGCAGCGCGTTGATATTGGCTGCCGGCAAGGGAACGAGAATGCAGAGCGCGGTCCCCAAGGTGATGCAGCCTCTCCTCGAAGAGCCGATGCTTTACTATGTTTTACGAGCGCTGCGAGCCGCCGGCATCGACGACATCGCCGTTGTGGTCGGACACGGAGGGCAACACGTCGAGGCATGGCTCGCGCAGAATGCCCCCGACGCCAAAGTGATCTGGCAAAAAGAGCAGCTTGGCACCGGACATGCGGTCATGACCGCTGCCGATTGGATCAGAGAGCGGGAGCGCATTTTGGTCGTGAACGGCGACATGCCGATGATCACCGAGCAAGAGATCGGCGCCTTTCTTGACCAGGCGGACGCGGCGGACGCGGCGTTCATGACCTGCGATCTGGACGAGCCGGCTTCCTACGGGCGCGTCGTCAGGAGCGGGGGCGGCGTCCGTATCGTGGAGGCAAAGGACGCGTCGCCTGAGCAGCTGCGCATATCTGAAATAAACGCCGGCGTCTACGTGTTCGCTGCCCCCATGCTTCTTGAGGGCCTTTCCGGCTTGACTCAGAACAACAGTCAACGGGAATATTACATTGTCGATCTCGTTTCCTGGGCCTGCCGTCGCGGCCTGAACGTCGTTCCGGTGAAGCTTGGCGCCGAGAATCTCGCCGGCGTGAACAATCCCCTCGAGCTTGCCGCGCTTTCGCTGAAAATGCGGGACCGCCTCCTCGCGAAGTGGATGCTCAAAGGGGTAAAATGCGTTGACCCGAGCACGGCGTGGGTCTCGCCGCGGGTCGTGTTTCACGGCGAAGCGTTCCTTTCCCCGAACGTCCAGATCTGGGGATGCAGCGAGATCGGCGCGGGCTGCCGCCTCGGCTCGGGAACGATCCTCCGCCGCTGCATATTGAAAGACAACGTGCAGTGTCTCGGCTATGTGGTCGCCGAGGATATCGTCGCGGAAGAAAACGTGAAGATGGGGCCTTTCTGTTTCTTGCGGGATGGCACGCATCTTCTGAGGGATTCTTTTGCCGGAAAATTCGTCGAGATCAAAAACAGCGAGATCGGCGAAGGGACGAAAGTTCCTCATCTGAGCTATATGGGGGACGCCGTGATCGGCGCGGAAACCAATATCGGCGCGGCATCCGTCACATGCAACTACGACGGCGTCAATAAAAACAAAACGCGGATCGGGGCCCGCTGTTTCATCGGCAGCGACACGATGTTCGTCGCCCCAGTGAACATCGGCGACGGCGCCGTGGTCGGCGCAGGGTCGGTCATCACTCGGGACGTCCCCGCGGGAGCGCTCGCCGTGGCGAGAAATCGTCAGGTCGTGCGCGAGGGATGGACACAAAGAAAAAAGGCTGAGCACGAAAAAAATATGGAGGCTTGA